In the genome of Pogona vitticeps strain Pit_001003342236 chromosome 13, PviZW2.1, whole genome shotgun sequence, one region contains:
- the MRM2 gene encoding rRNA methyltransferase 2, mitochondrial, which produces MSRNWKFSRLVLQCRRIHTAGPYLGKTGAEQHWLERHFSDPYVKKAKQQAYRCRSAFKLLEIDDKHRILLPGLHVIDCGAAPGAWAQVAVQRVNAAGSDPSAPTGFVLGVDLQHLFPLEGATFLPYSDVTDLNTQKKIQEVLPKGKADVILSDMAPNATGVREIDHLKLIQLCLSLLDLAPHVLEPGGTLLCKFWQGRDSNLLQKRLMEHFKEVKLLKPPASRKESAETFYLAKFYKTGSAVQQREHR; this is translated from the exons ATGAGCCG GAACTGGAAGTTCTCAAGGCTTGTGCTGCAGTGCCGGAGGATCCACACTGCAGGGCCGTACCTAGGGAAAACGGGAGCAGAGCAACATTGGCTGGAGCGGCATTTCAGTGACCCGTATGTGAAGAAAGCCAAACAGCAGGCCTATCGTTGCCGGAGTGCCTTCAAACTGCTGGAAATAGATGACAAACACAGGATTCTTCTCCCTGGGCTACATGTGATCGATTGTGGTGCAGCCCCTGGTGCTTGGGCTCAAGTTGCAGTCCAGAGAGTCAACGCTGCTGGCTCTG ATCCGAGTGCCCCTACCGGTTTTGTCCTGGGAGTTGACCTCCAGCACCTTTTCCCCCTGGAAGGAGCAACCTTTTTGCCTTACTCTGATGTCACAGATCTGAACACCCAGAAGAAAATCCAAGAGGTGCTCCCCAAAGGGAAAGCGGATGTCATCCTGAGTGACATGGCCCCTAACGCTACAGGGGTCCGGGAAATTGATCACCTCAAGTTGATCCAGCTCTGCTTATCTCTTCTGGATCTGGCCCCACATGTTTTGGAGCCCGGCGGGACCCTCCTTTGCAAATTCTGGCAGGGCCGGGACAGCAACCTCCTCCAAAAGAGACTCATGGAACACTTCAAGGAAGTGAAACTCTTAAAGCCTCCTGCCAGTAGGAAAGAGTCAGCAGAGACTTTTTACTTGGCCAAATTCTATAAAACTGGGTCAGCCGTGCAGCAGAGGGAACACAGATAA